The Flavobacterium sp. 140616W15 sequence CGTTAAAGACGAATTTGTTACTAAAAAAGATTTCCCAGTTTTCGGAGCTGGAGATACTATCACAGTTTTCTACGAAATTAGAGAGGGTGAAAAAACAAGAACTCAGTTTTTTAAAGGAGTTGTTATTCAAAGAAGAGGTTCTGGTAACACAGAGACTTTTACTATTCGTAAAATGTCTGGTGCTATTGGTGTAGAGCGTATCTTCCCAGTTAACTTACCAGCTTTACAAAAAGTTGAAGTTAACAAAAGAGGAGCTGTACGTAGAGCTAGAATTTTCTACTTCAGAGAACTTACTGGTAAAAAAGCTAAGATTAGAGACAAAAGAAGATAATTTTTTATCTCTTTACCATAAAGATCCCGATTCATTATTTATGAATCGGGATTTTTTTTGTTCTAAACAAAATATCAAAACAGTAATTCTTTGGCTTGAAAACCATCGATTTGTCAATTATACCTGCTTAAAATGGCAATCTGTTAATTTAAGGAATTCTGTAAAAAACGCAACCGTTTTCGGACTGTTTTACTTATATTTGCTTCGCTCATTTTGAGCCGACCATTCCTTTACATCGTCATTTTTTTGACGATACGATTATATTAAAAAAGAAAAAAAAATGACACAGAATTCAAAAATTGTTTACACCTTAACTGATGAGGCGCCATTATTAGCGACTTATTCTTTCTTGCCTATTGTACAAGAATTTACTGCTACAGCGGGTATTGCTATTGAAACTAGAGACATTTCGTTAGTGTCTCGAATTTTATCTAATTTCCCGGAGTACTTGACCGATTCTCAAAAAACAGGGGACGCCTTGGCTGAGCTAGGACAACTTGCTACTAAACCGGAAGCAAACATCATTAAGTTACCAAACATCTCTGCATCGGTTCCTCAATTAAAAGCTGCCATTGCCGAATTACAATCTCATGGATATAAAATTCCAAATTTCCCTGAAGATCCACAAAACGATACCGAAAAAGAAATTAAAGCTAAATATGCTAAAGTATTAGGTTCTGCTGTAAACCCAGTTTTACGTGAAGGAAACTCTGATCGTAGAGCACCAAGAGCTGTGAAGAATTTTGCAAAAGCAAATCCACACTCTATGGGAGCTTGGTCAGCAGACTCAAAAACTCATGTTGCATCTATGCCAAATGGTGACTTTTACGGAAGTGAAAAATCACTTACTGTTCCTAACCCTACTGATGTAAAAATTGAATTCGTTGCTAAAGACGGAACTACTACTGTTTTAAAAGAAAGTACTCCTCTTAAAGCAGGAGAAATTATTGATTCTGCTGTATTAAACTTAAATGCTTTAAAAAGCTTTGTTGCTACAACTATCGAAGAAGCAAGAAAAGAAAATATATTACTTTCAGTTCACCTGAAAGCTACAATGATGAAAGTTTCAGATCCAATTATTTTTGGTGCTATTGTAGAGGTTTACTTTAAAGATGTATTCGAAAAATACGCTACTTTATTTAGCGAACTAAATATTGACACAAGAAATGGATTGGGTGATGTTTATGCTAAAATTGCAGGAACACCT is a genomic window containing:
- the rplS gene encoding 50S ribosomal protein L19 → MADLMKFVKDEFVTKKDFPVFGAGDTITVFYEIREGEKTRTQFFKGVVIQRRGSGNTETFTIRKMSGAIGVERIFPVNLPALQKVEVNKRGAVRRARIFYFRELTGKKAKIRDKRR